One genomic region from Pigmentibacter ruber encodes:
- a CDS encoding GNAT family N-acetyltransferase, translating into MEFVLREMNKFDSVKCKELTVQLGYPEQLIDFDKRFSLINKLPHHHLVVGETLADKNVIAWMHLEIRYLLFSTFRVEISALIVDEKYRGNGVGRRLLNYAENWTKNCGFKEVFLYNQSNIEEENNFCLKNGFQYAKDLKMFIKSLDKNHVITDVKIPIDTPKIEINLEQIKN; encoded by the coding sequence GTGGAATTCGTTTTACGTGAAATGAATAAATTTGATTCCGTTAAATGCAAAGAATTAACGGTACAATTAGGATATCCAGAACAGTTGATCGATTTTGACAAGAGATTTTCTTTGATTAATAAACTTCCCCATCATCATCTTGTTGTTGGAGAAACACTTGCAGATAAAAATGTAATTGCGTGGATGCATTTGGAAATCCGTTATCTCCTTTTTTCGACTTTTAGAGTAGAAATTTCAGCTTTAATAGTTGATGAAAAATATAGGGGGAATGGAGTAGGCAGGAGACTTTTAAATTATGCTGAAAATTGGACGAAAAATTGTGGATTTAAAGAAGTATTTCTTTATAATCAATCAAATATAGAAGAAGAGAACAATTTTTGTCTGAAAAACGGTTTTCAATATGCAAAAGACTTAAAAATGTTTATTAAATCCTTAGATAAAAATCATGTCATTACTGATGTGAAAATTCCTATAGATACTCCAAAAATTGAGATTAATCTTGAACAAATAAAAAATTGA
- a CDS encoding branched-chain amino acid transport system II carrier protein: MGNFVNQKMEKIISFKQLISSGIAFFAMLFGSGSIILALALGKDSGNMVYWSLVGFIAATVILPVIGLISILLFEGDIDSYFAKLGKIPGNIIIFICMILLGPLGVIPRLMGTAYSSIKWHFPSISIFQFSIIIIPLLLLFTFKKNNIIDYIGKFLGPIKIIIILAFIIYGLIFGLNSKIQTDLNPIGAIQKGLIDGYSTLDLIGVLLIAQFIATHLRAQTKNYLAENDKNFQKDSIKIATIGGFLLFLVYSSLCLLASHHSTQLINVDRYDIINSLSYLILGNNSAIIISAIIIISSLVTAIALTAVFTNYLQKNILKLFNFNENKSYILCLSVTIILTSILTNLGFSGIMNIIIPIAEICYPAIIILTICNILHKKINFKYIKISVFTTFIITLIYKIPFI; this comes from the coding sequence ATGGGAAATTTTGTTAATCAGAAAATGGAAAAAATAATTTCTTTCAAGCAATTAATTTCCTCTGGAATTGCTTTTTTTGCAATGCTTTTTGGAAGTGGAAGCATTATTTTAGCATTAGCTTTGGGAAAAGATTCTGGAAATATGGTTTATTGGTCTCTTGTAGGTTTTATTGCAGCTACAGTTATATTGCCAGTTATTGGTCTTATTTCAATTTTACTTTTTGAAGGTGATATAGATTCTTATTTTGCAAAATTAGGAAAAATTCCAGGTAATATTATAATATTTATTTGTATGATATTATTAGGGCCTTTAGGAGTTATTCCAAGATTAATGGGAACTGCATACTCTTCAATAAAATGGCATTTTCCATCAATTTCAATTTTTCAATTTAGTATAATAATAATTCCTTTATTACTTTTATTTACTTTTAAGAAAAACAATATTATTGATTATATTGGAAAATTTCTTGGACCTATAAAAATAATAATTATACTTGCTTTTATAATATATGGATTAATTTTTGGATTAAATTCTAAAATACAAACAGATCTAAATCCAATTGGAGCAATTCAAAAAGGACTTATTGATGGATATAGTACTTTAGATTTAATTGGAGTCTTACTTATTGCGCAATTTATTGCGACTCATCTAAGAGCTCAAACTAAAAACTATTTAGCAGAAAATGATAAAAATTTCCAAAAAGATTCGATTAAAATTGCTACTATAGGAGGTTTTTTACTTTTTCTTGTATACTCAAGTTTATGTCTTTTAGCATCACATCATAGTACTCAACTTATAAATGTAGATCGTTATGATATAATAAATTCATTATCGTATTTAATACTAGGTAATAATAGTGCAATAATTATAAGTGCAATAATTATAATTTCTAGCCTTGTAACTGCTATTGCATTAACTGCTGTGTTTACAAATTATTTGCAGAAAAATATTTTAAAATTATTTAATTTTAATGAAAATAAATCTTATATTTTATGCTTATCTGTTACAATAATATTAACCAGTATTTTAACTAATTTAGGTTTTAGTGGAATAATGAATATAATAATTCCTATAGCTGAAATCTGTTATCCGGCTATAATTATTTTAACTATATGCAATATCTTGCACAAAAAAATAAATTTTAAATATATAAAAATATCAGTATTTACAACTTTTATAATAACCCTTATTTATAAAATTCCATTCATTTAG
- the menC gene encoding o-succinylbenzoate synthase: protein MKNTIQIKNIEVYKVSIPLVRPFVTSFGSLLQRNIILVKLIDSEGNFGIGEAPILDYPFYKSEFFSSVHSILIEIIIPYLVGKTFSSPVELDQSLNFIKGNFFAKACISIAAYDYFAKINKKSLADFIGSTKSIFQISNTISIHENILEMLKESNDYKDIQTLKLKIKPGYDIQYVEALRKAFPSAQIMVDANASYPFNKETIDIFKKMEEYSIFCIEQPLVHNDIVDHAKLQKQLNIPIALDESIESCEDLLKAHELGSCQMVNIKISRVGGLTESIKIHDYCLKQKIPAWVGGMVESPVGISANLAFSGLPGCCYPIDFLDSFWLMDNFNKFFKEQPIKQKHNEANFLNKGHGISDNINLNSLLFS, encoded by the coding sequence ATGAAAAATACTATTCAAATTAAAAATATAGAAGTATATAAAGTTTCTATTCCCTTAGTAAGGCCATTTGTGACTAGCTTTGGTTCTTTACTACAGAGAAATATTATTCTAGTTAAATTAATAGATTCTGAAGGTAATTTCGGAATTGGTGAAGCACCAATTTTAGATTATCCTTTCTATAAATCTGAGTTTTTTTCTTCAGTTCATAGTATTTTAATTGAAATTATAATTCCTTATTTAGTTGGAAAGACTTTTTCTTCACCAGTAGAACTTGATCAATCTTTAAATTTTATAAAAGGAAATTTTTTTGCTAAGGCATGTATATCTATCGCAGCATATGATTATTTTGCAAAAATCAATAAAAAAAGTCTGGCAGATTTTATTGGTTCTACTAAAAGTATTTTCCAAATATCTAATACAATTTCTATACATGAAAATATATTAGAAATGTTAAAAGAAAGTAATGATTATAAAGATATTCAAACTTTAAAATTAAAAATAAAACCTGGATATGATATTCAATATGTAGAAGCATTAAGAAAAGCATTTCCGAGTGCTCAAATTATGGTTGATGCGAATGCTTCATATCCTTTTAATAAAGAAACAATTGATATATTTAAGAAAATGGAAGAATATTCAATATTTTGTATTGAACAGCCTTTGGTTCATAATGACATTGTTGATCATGCAAAGTTACAAAAGCAATTAAATATTCCCATTGCTTTAGATGAATCTATAGAAAGTTGTGAGGATCTTCTCAAGGCTCATGAGTTAGGGAGTTGTCAAATGGTGAATATCAAAATTTCAAGAGTAGGAGGGTTAACGGAAAGTATTAAAATTCATGATTATTGCTTGAAACAAAAGATACCAGCTTGGGTAGGAGGAATGGTTGAGTCTCCTGTTGGAATTAGTGCCAATCTTGCATTTTCTGGATTACCTGGCTGTTGTTATCCAATAGATTTTTTGGATTCTTTTTGGTTAATGGATAATTTTAATAAGTTTTTTAAAGAACAACCTATCAAACAAAAACATAATGAAGCTAATTTTCTAAATAAAGGGCACGGTATTAGTGATAATATAAATTTAAATAGTCTTTTATTTTCTTAA
- a CDS encoding lysophospholipid acyltransferase family protein, with translation MLITFLLNLISFFFYSLGHRGISVFATILGILSFDILRIRRKVILKNLSIAFGEEKTLEEKIKLGRKSTINFFRTAIELLAANKLFKKTNYVFKNKEYMDELLARGQGVYAICIHMGNWEYLCHISAKNLVPIHVVVKPIGKGNLAKWFENMRSEVGFHLIERNGNLSTTTQIFNALNKKEIIGFIVDQKRPRGEMLPFFGKNASTNNSLAKLWLRRNAPVIPAIIKRVNVNTHEIIFFPEFQMNEDKSKSFQENVTENTTRINAQVEQMIRLNPEEYFWMHNRWG, from the coding sequence ATGTTAATAACGTTCTTATTAAATTTAATTTCCTTTTTTTTCTATTCCTTAGGGCATAGAGGAATTTCAGTTTTCGCTACAATTCTTGGCATACTTTCATTTGATATCTTGCGGATACGCAGAAAAGTGATTTTAAAAAATCTTTCCATTGCTTTTGGTGAAGAAAAAACATTAGAGGAAAAAATAAAATTAGGTCGTAAATCGACAATAAATTTCTTTCGTACAGCTATTGAATTGCTGGCTGCTAACAAGTTATTCAAAAAAACAAACTATGTATTTAAAAACAAAGAATATATGGATGAACTTCTGGCAAGAGGTCAAGGAGTATACGCAATATGCATTCATATGGGAAATTGGGAATACCTTTGTCACATAAGTGCAAAAAATTTAGTCCCTATTCATGTTGTTGTAAAACCAATAGGCAAAGGAAATTTAGCTAAATGGTTTGAAAACATGCGTTCAGAAGTTGGCTTTCACCTAATTGAACGCAATGGAAACTTATCTACAACTACCCAAATATTTAATGCCCTAAATAAAAAGGAAATAATTGGTTTTATTGTAGATCAAAAACGTCCAAGAGGTGAAATGTTACCTTTTTTTGGGAAAAATGCTTCTACTAATAATAGTTTAGCAAAACTCTGGCTACGCAGAAATGCTCCAGTTATTCCAGCTATCATAAAAAGAGTTAATGTTAATACACATGAAATAATATTTTTCCCAGAATTCCAGATGAATGAAGATAAAAGTAAATCATTTCAAGAAAACGTAACAGAAAATACAACTCGTATAAATGCCCAAGTTGAACAAATGATCCGTCTAAATCCTGAAGAATATTTTTGGATGCACAATCGTTGGGGATAG
- a CDS encoding 2Fe-2S iron-sulfur cluster-binding protein: MPILSIKTDKKNINVEMGASIIDVCENEETSILFGCRDGACGACMIKVVENPSNLSKMEDHERDFLETMAAREDERLACQCKVLGDVTIEVSE; encoded by the coding sequence ATGCCAATTCTCTCAATAAAAACAGATAAAAAAAATATAAATGTTGAAATGGGTGCATCTATTATTGATGTTTGTGAAAATGAAGAAACAAGTATTTTATTTGGATGTCGTGATGGTGCTTGTGGTGCCTGTATGATTAAAGTTGTAGAGAATCCTTCCAATTTAAGTAAAATGGAAGATCATGAAAGAGACTTTCTTGAAACTATGGCAGCAAGAGAAGATGAACGGCTTGCGTGTCAATGTAAAGTACTTGGTGATGTTACAATAGAAGTTTCAGAATAA
- a CDS encoding diaminopimelate epimerase, which translates to MNFQENIAFEKYHGAGNDFIFIAHDILSSFTKLQELKNFAFRLCNRNTGIGADGIVFYKFLSNAKSLNKIEILIINSDASIPETCGNALRCLGLKLIKDKFWNGNLLLPVNYIYPSSLDDLSELMFLQQTQPFAILQSAQFSVSDKVASVQVGMGMEQTVEETNFKKNFVLHISLDANPIFVQLANPHWVFLSQDFGKFSKKEFNNFGDFAQNSLRENISNGPVPKANIGMLWQKPNKEFCLVVYERGAGLTECCGSGGVAARIALEKLGKIEKNTELVSFKMPGGIIQISSPNSIPQFSDQRLLIGPAEFVFNGTI; encoded by the coding sequence ATGAATTTTCAAGAAAATATTGCTTTTGAAAAATATCATGGAGCAGGAAACGATTTTATTTTTATTGCACACGATATTCTTTCTTCTTTTACTAAATTACAAGAATTAAAAAACTTTGCTTTTCGCCTATGCAATAGGAATACGGGAATTGGGGCTGATGGTATTGTTTTTTATAAATTTTTATCAAATGCTAAGTCTTTAAACAAAATCGAAATTCTAATTATCAATTCTGATGCTAGTATTCCTGAAACTTGTGGGAATGCATTGCGCTGCCTAGGCTTAAAGTTAATAAAAGATAAATTCTGGAATGGGAATTTATTGTTACCTGTTAATTATATTTATCCATCAAGTCTAGATGATCTTTCTGAGCTAATGTTTTTACAACAAACTCAACCTTTTGCTATTTTACAATCTGCTCAGTTTTCAGTTTCAGATAAAGTAGCAAGTGTGCAAGTAGGAATGGGAATGGAGCAAACTGTTGAAGAAACAAATTTTAAGAAAAACTTTGTTCTCCACATTTCTTTAGATGCAAATCCTATATTTGTCCAGTTAGCTAATCCGCATTGGGTATTTTTATCACAAGATTTCGGTAAATTTAGTAAAAAAGAATTTAATAATTTTGGCGATTTTGCGCAAAATTCTTTGCGTGAGAATATTTCTAATGGTCCAGTTCCAAAGGCTAATATTGGGATGCTCTGGCAAAAACCAAATAAAGAGTTTTGTTTAGTGGTTTATGAACGGGGAGCAGGATTGACTGAATGTTGCGGTTCTGGCGGGGTTGCAGCAAGAATAGCCTTAGAAAAATTAGGAAAAATTGAAAAGAATACTGAGCTTGTTTCTTTTAAAATGCCAGGTGGCATAATTCAAATTTCTTCTCCAAATTCTATACCGCAATTTTCTGATCAAAGACTTTTGATTGGTCCAGCTGAATTTGTTTTTAACGGAACAATTTAA
- a CDS encoding peptide ABC transporter substrate-binding protein — protein MLNEFKKIFVFALLSSAIQYNTYSAIVPPGTKLSSVQVLNKDNSSEPSSLDPSHCRDNLGANIIFDLFEGLVIDDANGVIIPAGAHDWKVSADGLKYTFFLRKNAKWSDGSAVTANDFVYSFRRFVDPKTAAEMAYLASVIKNAKNITEGKQKPETLGVKALNPYTLEITLETPVKYFLSLLSGANFVPLKKETIEKHKSNWTNPNKMVSNGAYKLTAWNVGEKTTLEKNPFYWDSKNTIINQVNNFVVQDKTASLRMYEAGQLDWTYGVPPGMFQNLKMKYPEELRSFPSLSVGYLTFNTTKPPFDNKKLREALSIIINRTHFTKYISGKNELPIFDFPPFGIANYDHYVPTWANLSEQQIREKAKKLYQEAGYSKEKPAIVKFTYSTNETDKKYATAITSIWNKELGVKTEMFSEEWKIHLANLSNKNFETTLQLWSADYNDAQNFLGLLESNNVQNVGGYKNAKFDALMMQAEKESDQNKRKKLLEEASKLAMDEFPVSPIYSSTNSRLIKKYVQGAYFRNPQDNYRSKEFYIVEHGKKS, from the coding sequence ATGCTTAATGAATTTAAAAAAATATTTGTGTTCGCATTACTTAGTTCCGCTATTCAATATAATACTTATTCAGCAATAGTTCCTCCAGGTACAAAACTTTCTTCAGTTCAGGTATTAAACAAGGACAATTCTAGCGAACCTTCCTCATTAGACCCCTCACACTGTAGGGATAATTTGGGAGCAAATATTATTTTTGATTTATTTGAAGGTCTAGTTATAGATGATGCCAATGGAGTTATTATTCCTGCAGGGGCTCATGATTGGAAAGTTAGTGCTGATGGTTTAAAATATACTTTTTTTCTCAGAAAAAATGCAAAATGGTCTGATGGTTCAGCAGTTACCGCCAATGACTTTGTTTATAGTTTTAGACGTTTTGTTGATCCAAAAACAGCAGCTGAAATGGCTTATTTAGCTTCAGTAATAAAAAATGCCAAAAATATAACAGAAGGAAAACAAAAGCCCGAAACACTTGGTGTTAAAGCACTCAATCCCTATACTTTAGAGATAACGTTAGAAACTCCTGTTAAATATTTTTTAAGTTTACTTTCCGGCGCAAATTTTGTTCCATTAAAAAAAGAAACTATAGAGAAACATAAAAGTAACTGGACTAATCCTAATAAAATGGTTAGTAATGGAGCATATAAATTAACAGCTTGGAACGTAGGTGAAAAAACCACATTAGAGAAAAATCCTTTTTATTGGGATAGCAAAAATACTATAATAAATCAGGTAAATAATTTTGTTGTACAAGATAAAACTGCATCCTTAAGAATGTATGAAGCTGGGCAACTAGACTGGACTTATGGTGTTCCTCCAGGAATGTTCCAAAATTTAAAAATGAAATACCCAGAAGAATTGCGAAGTTTTCCATCTTTAAGTGTAGGTTACTTAACCTTTAACACAACTAAACCGCCTTTTGATAATAAAAAATTAAGAGAAGCGCTTTCAATTATAATTAATCGAACTCATTTTACCAAATATATATCTGGAAAAAATGAATTGCCAATTTTTGATTTTCCCCCTTTTGGTATAGCTAATTATGACCATTATGTACCTACATGGGCTAATTTATCTGAGCAACAAATTAGAGAAAAAGCAAAAAAACTATATCAAGAAGCTGGGTATTCAAAAGAAAAACCTGCTATTGTAAAGTTTACTTATAGCACTAACGAAACAGATAAAAAATATGCGACAGCAATAACCTCAATTTGGAATAAAGAACTTGGTGTAAAAACAGAAATGTTTAGTGAAGAATGGAAAATTCACTTAGCTAATTTATCAAACAAAAACTTTGAAACTACCTTGCAATTATGGAGTGCAGATTATAACGACGCACAAAACTTTTTAGGTCTGCTTGAAAGTAACAACGTACAAAACGTCGGTGGTTATAAAAATGCAAAATTCGACGCACTTATGATGCAAGCAGAAAAAGAGAGTGATCAAAACAAAAGAAAGAAATTACTTGAAGAAGCTAGTAAACTAGCAATGGATGAATTTCCAGTATCACCAATATACTCAAGTACAAATAGTAGATTAATAAAAAAATATGTCCAAGGTGCTTATTTCCGCAATCCACAGGATAATTATAGAAGTAAAGAATTTTATATTGTTGAACACGGTAAAAAGAGTTGA
- the folE gene encoding GTP cyclohydrolase I FolE: protein MSPYFKKAVSANNISAEKATEAVRILLQYIGEDPNREGLRETPDRFCRALLEMTEGYSIQPEEILSTTFETDSDEMVLVRNIEFNSMCEHHLLSFSGVAHIAYIPSNGRIVGLSKLARIVDVYAQRLQVQERLTQQVANAINKYLKPQGVAVVFEGQHSCMCVRGVKKQSSHMITSAMHGQFRDSLASRNEFMSLIQK from the coding sequence ATGAGTCCATATTTTAAAAAAGCAGTAAGTGCAAACAACATTAGCGCTGAAAAAGCCACTGAAGCTGTGCGAATTTTGCTCCAATACATTGGAGAAGATCCAAATAGAGAAGGTCTAAGAGAAACTCCAGATCGTTTTTGTCGCGCTCTTTTAGAAATGACTGAAGGATATTCCATCCAACCTGAAGAAATCTTATCAACTACTTTTGAAACTGATTCCGATGAAATGGTTTTAGTAAGAAATATTGAATTTAATTCTATGTGTGAGCATCATTTATTAAGTTTTTCAGGAGTGGCTCATATAGCTTATATTCCAAGTAATGGTAGAATAGTTGGCCTTTCAAAATTAGCTCGAATTGTTGATGTTTATGCCCAACGTTTACAAGTTCAAGAAAGGCTTACCCAACAGGTAGCCAATGCAATAAATAAATATTTGAAGCCTCAAGGGGTTGCTGTTGTATTTGAAGGGCAACACAGTTGTATGTGCGTTAGGGGCGTGAAAAAACAAAGTTCACACATGATCACAAGTGCAATGCATGGTCAATTTCGTGATTCACTAGCTTCCCGAAATGAATTTATGTCTTTAATTCAAAAATAA
- a CDS encoding YhbY family RNA-binding protein produces MPNDKKVHNFTEKLSSEQKAKLKGLAHHLKPVVQVGSQGFSENVLKEINLALEKHELIKVQLPSNTDASTKKNEQIELENVLQNFSHVIGRIGRSVILYKEKDPKDAKIVLKKL; encoded by the coding sequence ATGCCTAACGATAAAAAAGTCCATAATTTTACTGAAAAACTTTCAAGCGAACAGAAAGCCAAGTTGAAGGGTCTTGCTCATCATCTCAAACCCGTAGTCCAAGTAGGTTCCCAAGGATTTTCCGAGAATGTATTGAAAGAAATAAATTTGGCATTGGAAAAACATGAATTAATAAAAGTACAACTACCTAGCAACACCGATGCCTCGACTAAAAAAAATGAGCAAATAGAACTTGAAAATGTGCTTCAAAATTTCTCTCATGTTATAGGAAGAATTGGAAGAAGTGTCATCCTGTATAAGGAAAAGGACCCGAAAGATGCCAAAATAGTCCTAAAAAAACTTTAA
- a CDS encoding response regulator yields the protein MAKKILIVDDSRTIRQQVGFTLSKEGFEVVEAEDGQDGINKLQGTPDISMIISDVNMPNMGGLEMIEAIRKIEQFKFIPIIMLTTESSGDKVERAKKAGASGWLVKPFNPEQLVGAVKKLAR from the coding sequence ATGGCCAAGAAAATACTCATCGTTGATGACTCTCGCACGATTCGGCAGCAGGTGGGCTTTACCTTGTCTAAGGAAGGTTTCGAAGTTGTAGAGGCTGAAGACGGTCAAGACGGAATAAATAAGCTACAAGGCACACCAGATATAAGCATGATTATTTCTGATGTGAACATGCCAAACATGGGCGGACTTGAAATGATTGAGGCCATCCGGAAAATTGAGCAGTTTAAGTTTATCCCTATCATCATGCTTACTACTGAAAGTAGTGGAGATAAAGTTGAACGGGCAAAAAAAGCAGGAGCTAGTGGTTGGCTAGTAAAGCCGTTTAATCCTGAACAGCTTGTTGGTGCTGTTAAAAAACTCGCACGATAA
- a CDS encoding chemotaxis protein CheW: protein MSDGGASGKGGGAKLDALYKLKHDTSGVRKRITPKIETYKLIGFKLNEEEFVIEIERVKEIVKVPLVTRVSKAPNFVEGVANLRGDILQIVNFHKIMGLENLPISERSRIIVLDDKNVLAAIIVDSVSEVIEVEKEAVQATPDIVAGERSKFLKGIIKPHKHRNILWLDCGAIYSEFSAQNEKSNAA from the coding sequence ATGTCAGATGGTGGAGCTTCTGGAAAAGGTGGTGGTGCTAAGTTAGATGCTTTATATAAATTAAAGCATGATACTTCTGGCGTAAGAAAAAGAATTACTCCTAAAATTGAAACATATAAACTAATTGGTTTTAAATTAAACGAAGAAGAATTTGTAATAGAAATTGAAAGAGTGAAAGAAATTGTTAAGGTACCATTAGTTACTAGAGTTTCTAAAGCACCAAATTTTGTTGAAGGTGTTGCAAATTTACGTGGAGACATTCTTCAAATAGTTAATTTTCACAAAATAATGGGACTTGAAAATTTACCTATATCTGAAAGAAGTAGAATTATAGTTCTCGATGATAAAAATGTTTTAGCAGCTATTATTGTGGACTCAGTTAGTGAAGTTATTGAAGTAGAAAAGGAAGCTGTTCAAGCTACGCCAGATATTGTAGCTGGTGAAAGATCAAAGTTTTTGAAAGGAATTATTAAGCCGCATAAACATAGAAATATTTTATGGCTAGATTGTGGAGCAATTTATTCTGAATTTAGTGCGCAAAATGAGAAATCAAATGCAGCATAA
- a CDS encoding STAS domain-containing protein: MTILTFENNTFKLSGKLTIYKVSELKNKILEAYNKETKKDADFFLDLSAVEAIDAAVLQLLISLKILIKNGKGNLKLKVSTQTFDSLLDLFGMPADTFPKAA; encoded by the coding sequence ATGACAATTCTTACTTTTGAAAATAATACTTTTAAACTATCAGGAAAACTGACAATCTATAAAGTATCAGAATTGAAAAATAAAATACTTGAAGCATATAACAAAGAAACAAAAAAAGATGCAGATTTTTTTCTTGATTTATCTGCTGTAGAAGCTATAGATGCTGCTGTATTACAATTATTAATATCTCTAAAAATACTAATTAAAAATGGTAAAGGAAATTTAAAACTAAAAGTCAGTACGCAAACATTTGATTCATTATTGGATTTATTTGGTATGCCTGCTGATACTTTTCCAAAAGCTGCATAA